The following coding sequences are from one Pseudomonas mendocina window:
- a CDS encoding ATP-binding cassette domain-containing protein codes for MTLLKFADVSLAFGAMPLLDGVSWQIARGERVCIIGRNGTGKSSMLRLVKGDQMADDGEIWRAPGLKIGELPQELPRADERTVFDVVAEGLAGVGELLARYHHLAQNIQGDDDLEQLMHVQQELEAKDGWRLQQLVDSTLSRLQLPADKTLAELSGGWRRRVLLAQALVSEPDLLLLDEPTNHLDIGAIAWLEEALKDFGGAVLFITHDRSFLQNLATRILELDRGGLIDWNGDYASFLVHKEQQLAAEETANALFDKRLAQEEVWIRQGIKARRTRNEGRVRALKAMRAERSERRERQGKASIQIETADKSGKQVIVAENVSFAHAGGVPLVRDFSLVLQRGDRIGLLGANGTGKSTLLKLLLGELEPTAGTIVAGTKLEVAYFDQLRHQLEPEKTVIDNLAEGRDFIVIDGQSRHVLSYLGDFLFSPQRARTPVKALSGGERARLLLAKLFSKPANLLVLDEPTNDLDVETLELLEEVLLSFPGTVLMVSHDRAFLDNVVTSTLVFEGEGKVREYVGGYQDWLRQGGSPRLLGVGESKSGKAELASAIVETTAPSTANQAATDAVAEPKKKLSYKLQRELEAIPGQIDALEQEMAALQAQIADPGFYQQASQITTQVLARLDDLQTELDRLIERWAELEA; via the coding sequence ATGACCCTGCTCAAGTTTGCCGATGTATCCCTCGCCTTTGGCGCCATGCCCTTGCTCGACGGGGTGTCCTGGCAGATTGCCCGGGGCGAACGGGTGTGCATCATCGGCCGCAACGGTACCGGCAAATCGAGCATGCTGCGCCTGGTCAAGGGCGACCAGATGGCCGATGACGGCGAGATCTGGCGTGCACCGGGGCTGAAGATCGGCGAGTTGCCGCAGGAGCTGCCGCGTGCCGACGAGCGCACGGTGTTCGACGTGGTCGCCGAAGGTCTGGCCGGCGTGGGTGAGTTGCTGGCGCGTTATCACCACCTGGCGCAGAACATCCAGGGTGACGACGACCTCGAGCAACTGATGCACGTGCAGCAGGAGCTGGAGGCCAAAGACGGCTGGCGCCTGCAGCAACTGGTCGACAGCACCCTGAGCCGCCTGCAGTTACCGGCGGACAAGACTCTGGCCGAGCTTTCCGGTGGCTGGCGCCGCCGCGTGCTGTTGGCCCAGGCGCTGGTGTCCGAGCCGGATCTGCTGCTGCTCGACGAGCCCACCAACCACCTGGATATCGGCGCCATCGCCTGGCTGGAAGAGGCGCTCAAGGACTTTGGCGGCGCCGTGCTGTTCATCACTCACGACCGCTCTTTCCTGCAGAACCTGGCTACGCGCATCCTCGAACTGGATCGTGGCGGCCTGATCGACTGGAACGGCGACTATGCCAGCTTCCTGGTGCACAAGGAGCAGCAACTGGCTGCCGAGGAAACGGCCAACGCGCTGTTCGACAAGCGTCTGGCTCAGGAAGAAGTCTGGATTCGCCAGGGCATCAAGGCGCGTCGTACCCGTAACGAAGGACGTGTACGTGCGCTCAAGGCGATGCGTGCGGAGCGCTCCGAGCGGCGTGAGCGCCAGGGCAAGGCGAGCATCCAGATCGAGACGGCGGACAAATCCGGTAAGCAGGTGATAGTGGCAGAAAATGTCAGTTTTGCGCACGCAGGGGGAGTGCCGCTGGTGCGCGATTTCTCTCTGGTGCTGCAGCGTGGTGATCGTATCGGTCTGCTCGGAGCCAACGGCACTGGCAAGAGCACGCTGTTGAAACTGCTGCTCGGCGAGCTTGAACCCACTGCTGGCACGATAGTGGCAGGTACGAAGCTGGAGGTGGCGTACTTCGATCAGTTGCGTCATCAGTTGGAGCCGGAAAAGACCGTTATCGACAACCTGGCTGAGGGGCGCGACTTCATTGTCATCGACGGTCAGAGCCGTCATGTCCTCAGCTATCTCGGAGACTTCCTGTTTAGCCCGCAACGTGCGCGTACACCGGTGAAAGCACTTTCCGGTGGCGAGCGTGCGCGCCTGCTGTTGGCCAAGTTGTTCAGCAAACCAGCGAACCTGCTGGTACTGGACGAACCGACCAACGACCTGGACGTGGAAACCCTGGAGCTGCTCGAGGAGGTGCTGCTGAGCTTCCCGGGTACCGTGCTGATGGTCAGCCACGACCGGGCATTCCTCGACAACGTGGTGACCAGCACCCTGGTGTTCGAGGGCGAAGGCAAGGTGCGTGAGTACGTCGGCGGCTATCAGGACTGGCTACGTCAGGGCGGATCGCCCCGTCTGTTGGGCGTTGGCGAGAGCAAGTCGGGCAAGGCCGAACTGGCGAGCGCGATTGTCGAGACAACAGCTCCCTCCACAGCAAATCAGGCCGCGACAGATGCCGTTGCCGAGCCGAAGAAGAAACTGAGTTACAAGCTGCAGCGCGAGCTGGAAGCAATTCCCGGGCAGATCGATGCCCTGGAGCAGGAAATGGCGGCGCTGCAGGCGCAGATCGCCGATCCGGGCTTCTATCAGCAAGCGTCGCAGATCACCACACAAGTGTTGGCGCGCCTCGATGACCTGCAGACGGAGTTGGACAGGTTGATCGAGCGCTGGGCAGAACTGGAAGCCTAG
- the topA gene encoding type I DNA topoisomerase has product MGKSLVIVESPAKAKTINKYLGSQYVVKSSIGHIRDLPTSGSASATKEPAKRGKAAGEAPALSPKEKAKRQLFTRMGVDPEHGWKAKYEILPGKEKVIEELRRLAKDADTIYLATDLDREGEAIAWHLRESIGGDDSRYKRVVFNEITKKAIQEAFSKPGELDINRVNAQQARRFLDRVVGYMVSPLLWAKIARGLSAGRVQSVAVKLVVAREKEIRAFVPEEYWEVHADLGTAKNAKVRFEVVREDGAAFKPVNEAQAMAALEKLKASSYSVVKREDRPTSSKPSAPFITSTLQQAASNRLGFGVKKTMMMAQRLYEAGYITYMRTDSTNLSNDAVEMVRGFIGSEYGDKYLPGKPNLYSSKEGAQEAHEAIRPSDVNLRPTQLSGMERDAERLYDLIWRQFVACQMPPAEYLSTSVTVAAGNFELRAKGRILKFDGYTRVLPQQSKPGEDDVLPEMKEGEGLKLIQLDPSQHFTKPPARYSEASLVKELEKRGIGRPSTYAAIISTIQDRGYVTVHNRRFYAEKMGDIVTERLDESFANLMDYSFTATMEEHLDDVAQGEREWKNLLDEFYGDFKKKLEAAEAGEGGMRANQPTLTDIPCRECGRPMMIRTASTGVFLGCSGYALPPKERCKATINLVPGDEIAADDEGESESLVLLGKHRCPICSTAMDAYLLDETRKLHICGNNPDCSGYEIEQGQYRIKGYEGPSLECDKCGSQMQLKTGRFGKFFGCTNTSCKNTRKLLKNGEAAPPKMDKVDMPELKCEKVDDTYVLRDGASGLFLAASQFPKNRETRAPLVLEIVPHKHEIDPKYHFLCEAPQKDPDGRPAVIRYSRKTKEQYVQSEVDGKPTGWRAFYDGGKWKVEDKR; this is encoded by the coding sequence ATGGGCAAATCGCTGGTCATCGTGGAATCCCCGGCCAAGGCCAAGACCATCAACAAGTACCTGGGCAGCCAGTACGTGGTGAAGTCGAGCATCGGCCATATCCGTGACCTGCCTACCAGCGGCTCGGCAAGTGCCACCAAGGAGCCTGCCAAGCGTGGCAAGGCGGCCGGTGAAGCGCCTGCGCTGTCGCCCAAGGAAAAGGCCAAACGTCAGCTGTTCACGCGTATGGGGGTCGACCCCGAGCATGGCTGGAAGGCCAAGTACGAGATCCTGCCCGGCAAGGAAAAGGTGATCGAAGAGCTGCGCCGCCTGGCCAAGGATGCCGACACCATCTATCTCGCAACCGACTTGGATCGCGAGGGGGAAGCCATCGCCTGGCACCTGCGCGAGTCCATCGGTGGCGATGACAGCCGCTACAAGCGCGTAGTGTTCAACGAGATCACCAAGAAGGCGATTCAGGAAGCCTTCTCCAAGCCTGGCGAGTTGGATATCAACCGCGTCAACGCCCAGCAGGCGCGGCGTTTCCTCGACCGTGTGGTCGGCTATATGGTCTCGCCGCTGCTGTGGGCGAAGATCGCTCGCGGTCTGTCTGCCGGTCGTGTGCAGTCGGTGGCGGTGAAGCTGGTCGTGGCGCGTGAGAAAGAAATCCGCGCCTTCGTCCCGGAAGAATACTGGGAAGTGCACGCCGATCTGGGCACCGCGAAGAACGCCAAGGTGCGCTTCGAGGTGGTGCGCGAAGACGGCGCGGCCTTCAAACCTGTCAACGAAGCGCAGGCCATGGCCGCGCTGGAGAAGCTCAAGGCCTCCAGCTACAGCGTCGTCAAGCGTGAAGACCGCCCGACCAGCAGCAAACCCTCGGCACCGTTCATTACCTCCACCCTGCAGCAGGCGGCGAGCAATCGCCTGGGCTTCGGGGTGAAGAAGACCATGATGATGGCCCAGCGTCTCTACGAGGCTGGCTACATCACCTACATGCGTACCGACTCGACCAACCTGTCGAACGACGCGGTGGAGATGGTGCGTGGCTTCATCGGCAGCGAGTACGGCGACAAGTACCTGCCGGGCAAGCCCAACCTGTATTCGAGCAAGGAGGGCGCTCAGGAGGCGCACGAAGCGATTCGTCCGTCCGACGTCAACCTGCGCCCGACCCAGCTGTCCGGCATGGAGCGCGATGCCGAGCGCCTGTATGACCTGATCTGGCGCCAGTTCGTCGCCTGCCAGATGCCGCCGGCCGAATACCTGTCCACCAGCGTCACCGTGGCTGCCGGCAACTTCGAGCTGCGCGCCAAGGGCCGCATCCTCAAGTTCGACGGTTACACCCGCGTGCTGCCGCAGCAGAGCAAGCCGGGTGAGGACGATGTCCTGCCGGAAATGAAGGAGGGTGAGGGCCTCAAGCTGATCCAGCTCGATCCCAGCCAGCATTTCACCAAGCCGCCGGCGCGTTATTCCGAAGCCAGCCTGGTCAAGGAGCTGGAAAAGCGTGGTATCGGCCGTCCGTCGACCTACGCGGCGATCATCTCCACCATTCAGGATCGTGGTTATGTCACGGTGCATAACCGCCGCTTCTATGCCGAGAAGATGGGGGATATCGTCACCGAGCGTCTCGACGAGAGTTTCGCCAACCTGATGGATTACAGCTTCACCGCCACCATGGAAGAGCATCTCGACGATGTGGCCCAGGGTGAGCGTGAGTGGAAAAACCTGCTCGATGAGTTCTACGGCGACTTCAAGAAGAAGCTCGAAGCAGCCGAGGCCGGCGAGGGTGGCATGCGTGCCAACCAGCCGACCCTGACCGACATCCCCTGCCGCGAGTGCGGTCGGCCGATGATGATCCGTACCGCCTCTACCGGCGTGTTCCTCGGTTGTTCCGGTTATGCGCTGCCACCGAAGGAGCGTTGCAAGGCCACCATCAACCTGGTGCCGGGCGACGAGATCGCTGCAGACGACGAGGGTGAGTCCGAGTCGCTGGTGCTGCTCGGCAAGCATCGCTGCCCGATCTGCTCCACTGCCATGGATGCCTACCTGCTGGATGAGACCCGCAAGCTGCATATCTGCGGCAACAACCCCGATTGCAGCGGCTACGAGATCGAGCAGGGCCAGTACCGCATCAAGGGCTACGAAGGCCCGAGCCTGGAGTGCGACAAGTGCGGCAGCCAGATGCAGCTCAAGACCGGCCGTTTTGGCAAGTTCTTCGGTTGCACCAATACGAGCTGCAAGAACACCCGCAAGCTGCTCAAGAATGGTGAAGCGGCGCCGCCGAAGATGGACAAGGTGGACATGCCCGAGCTCAAGTGCGAGAAGGTGGACGACACCTACGTGCTGCGTGACGGTGCTTCAGGCCTGTTCCTCGCTGCCAGCCAGTTCCCGAAGAACCGCGAGACACGCGCTCCGCTGGTGCTGGAGATCGTTCCGCACAAGCATGAGATCGACCCTAAGTATCACTTCCTTTGCGAGGCTCCGCAGAAGGATCCGGATGGCCGCCCGGCAGTGATTCGCTACAGTCGCAAGACCAAGGAGCAATACGTGCAATCCGAGGTCGATGGCAAGCCGACCGGCTGGCGTGCGTTCTACGATGGTGGCAAGTGGAAGGTCGAGGACAAGCGCTGA
- a CDS encoding DUF1653 domain-containing protein: MQLQPGLYRHYKGPQYRVFGVARHSENEEEVVVYQALYGEFGLWVRPLSMFREEIEVDGKRVPRFALIQAEVSPIGSSEV; the protein is encoded by the coding sequence ATGCAGTTGCAGCCAGGACTCTATCGTCATTACAAAGGCCCGCAGTATCGCGTATTCGGGGTGGCGCGCCACTCCGAGAACGAGGAAGAGGTGGTGGTCTACCAGGCGCTGTACGGCGAATTCGGCCTCTGGGTGCGGCCGCTGAGCATGTTCCGTGAAGAGATCGAGGTGGACGGCAAGCGTGTTCCACGCTTTGCTTTGATTCAGGCTGAAGTCAGCCCTATCGGTAGCTCGGAAGTCTGA
- a CDS encoding DUF6901 family protein, with amino-acid sequence MAIEYRITLDDNHQFSYRIELNREYDSEQARQAPAWTRLEHQQCSNCPLSREQFSHCPAAVDLHRVIEDFRGLPAFKKASVWVRTPEREYTKHLSLEEGLRALLGVIMATSACPLLGRLRPMAQHHLPFANNQEFILRAVSLYLTRQYFNMREGRLADWELKGLVRLFLQLKLVNQAFWQRIHDTCEGDSNLKAFLTFFSMSSSMTVSLETQLQKIRPLIMSAGDSFE; translated from the coding sequence ATGGCCATCGAGTACCGCATTACTCTCGACGACAATCATCAGTTCAGCTACAGGATCGAGCTGAACCGTGAGTACGATTCAGAACAAGCGCGGCAGGCACCCGCCTGGACCCGCCTGGAACATCAACAATGCAGCAATTGTCCGCTTAGCCGCGAGCAGTTCAGTCACTGCCCGGCGGCAGTCGACCTGCATCGTGTGATCGAGGATTTCCGTGGCCTGCCGGCCTTCAAGAAAGCCAGTGTCTGGGTGCGTACTCCCGAGCGGGAGTACACCAAACACTTGAGCCTGGAGGAGGGGCTGCGCGCCTTGCTCGGGGTGATCATGGCCACCAGCGCGTGCCCGTTGCTGGGGCGCTTGCGGCCGATGGCGCAGCACCATCTGCCGTTTGCCAACAATCAGGAGTTCATCTTGCGCGCCGTGTCGCTGTACCTGACGCGGCAGTATTTCAATATGCGTGAAGGGCGCTTGGCCGACTGGGAATTGAAGGGGCTGGTTCGCCTGTTCCTGCAGCTCAAGTTGGTCAATCAGGCCTTCTGGCAGCGCATTCACGACACCTGTGAAGGCGACTCCAACCTCAAGGCCTTCCTCACCTTCTTCTCCATGTCATCGAGCATGACGGTGTCGCTGGAGACTCAACTGCAGAAGATTCGCCCGTTGATCATGAGTGCGGGCGATTCATTCGAGTAA
- a CDS encoding universal stress protein — translation MPYQHILVAVDLTEECDPVVVRAQKLAQASGAKMSLVHIVEPMAMAFGGDVPMDLSMLQQQQFEQARERLDSFTGKYPELTADQRHLAYGQPRQEIHRLAEEQGCDLIVVGSHGRHGLALLLGSTANDVLHGAPCDVLAVRLKKAEKSA, via the coding sequence ATGCCCTATCAGCACATTCTGGTCGCCGTCGACCTGACCGAAGAATGCGATCCCGTGGTGGTTCGCGCACAGAAGCTGGCTCAGGCCAGTGGTGCCAAGATGTCCCTGGTGCACATCGTCGAGCCGATGGCCATGGCGTTTGGCGGCGACGTACCGATGGATCTTTCGATGTTGCAACAGCAGCAGTTCGAGCAAGCACGCGAACGTCTGGACAGCTTTACCGGCAAATACCCGGAACTCACTGCAGACCAGCGCCACCTGGCTTACGGTCAGCCGCGCCAGGAAATCCACCGCCTGGCCGAAGAGCAAGGTTGCGACCTGATCGTCGTCGGCAGTCACGGTCGCCACGGCCTGGCCCTGCTGCTCGGCTCCACCGCCAACGACGTGCTGCACGGTGCGCCCTGCGACGTGCTCGCGGTGCGCCTGAAGAAAGCGGAAAAAAGCGCCTGA
- the fadB gene encoding fatty acid oxidation complex subunit alpha FadB has product MIYEGKAITVKALESGIVELKFDLKGESVNKFNRLTLNELRASVDAIKADGSIKGVIVTSGKDVFIVGADITEFVDNFKLPDAELVAGNLEANKIFSDFEDLAVPTVVAINGIALGGGFEMCLAGDYRVMSETAKIGLPEVKLGIYPGFGGTVRLPRVIGTDNAVEWIASGKENRADDALKVGAVDAVVAPAKLQDAALDLVKRAISGELDYKAKRQPKLEKLKLNAIEQMMCFETAKGFVAGQAGPNYPAPVEAIKTIQKAANFGRDKALEVEAAGFVKLAKTSVAESLIGLFLNDQELKKKAKHHDEIARDVKLAAVLGAGIMGGGIAYQSASKGTPILMKDIREEGIQMGLNEASKLLGKRVEKGRMTPAKMAEALNAIRPTMSYGDFGNVDIVVEAVVENPKVKQIVLAEVEAVVREDAILASNTSTISISLLAQALKRPENFVGMHFFNPVHMMPLVEVIRGEKSSEVAVATTVAYAKKMGKNPIVVNDCPGFLVNRVLFPYFGGFSKLLGFGVDFVRIDKIMEKFGWPMGPAYLSDVVGIDTGHHGRDVMAEGFPDRMAVEGKTAVDVMYEANRLGQKNGKGFYAYETDKRGKPKKVSDPAAYELLKSIVVEEREVTDEDIINFMMIPLCLETVRCLEDGIVDTAAEADMGLIYGIGFPPFRGGALRYIDSIGVAEFVALADKYADLGALYHPTAKLRDMAAKGQKFFG; this is encoded by the coding sequence ATGATTTACGAAGGTAAAGCCATCACGGTTAAGGCTCTTGAGAGCGGCATCGTCGAATTGAAGTTCGACCTCAAGGGTGAGTCCGTCAACAAATTCAACCGTCTTACCCTCAACGAGCTGCGCGCCTCCGTCGACGCGATCAAGGCTGACGGTTCGATCAAGGGCGTGATTGTCACCAGTGGCAAAGACGTGTTCATCGTCGGTGCCGATATCACCGAATTCGTCGACAACTTCAAACTGCCCGACGCAGAACTGGTGGCTGGCAACCTGGAAGCCAACAAGATCTTCAGTGATTTCGAAGACCTCGCCGTGCCGACCGTCGTCGCCATCAACGGCATCGCCCTGGGTGGCGGTTTCGAGATGTGTCTGGCCGGTGACTACCGTGTAATGAGCGAGACTGCCAAGATCGGTCTGCCGGAAGTCAAGCTGGGTATCTACCCGGGCTTCGGCGGTACCGTGCGTCTGCCGCGTGTGATCGGCACCGACAACGCTGTCGAGTGGATCGCCTCCGGCAAGGAAAACCGTGCCGACGACGCGCTGAAAGTCGGCGCCGTCGATGCTGTGGTCGCACCCGCCAAGCTCCAGGACGCTGCATTGGATCTGGTCAAACGCGCCATCTCCGGCGAGCTGGACTACAAGGCCAAGCGTCAGCCCAAACTGGAAAAGCTCAAGCTCAACGCCATCGAGCAGATGATGTGCTTCGAGACCGCCAAGGGCTTCGTCGCTGGCCAGGCTGGCCCGAACTACCCGGCGCCGGTCGAGGCGATCAAGACCATTCAGAAGGCCGCCAACTTCGGCCGTGACAAGGCGCTGGAAGTCGAAGCCGCCGGCTTCGTCAAGCTGGCCAAGACTTCGGTGGCCGAGAGCCTGATCGGTCTGTTCCTGAACGATCAGGAACTGAAGAAGAAGGCCAAGCACCACGACGAAATCGCTCGCGACGTGAAACTGGCTGCCGTACTCGGCGCCGGCATCATGGGCGGTGGTATCGCCTATCAGTCGGCCTCCAAAGGTACGCCGATCCTGATGAAGGATATCCGTGAAGAGGGTATCCAGATGGGCCTGAACGAGGCCTCCAAGCTGCTCGGCAAGCGTGTCGAGAAGGGCCGCATGACGCCGGCGAAGATGGCCGAAGCTCTCAACGCCATCCGCCCGACCATGTCCTACGGTGATTTCGGCAACGTCGACATCGTCGTCGAAGCCGTGGTCGAGAACCCGAAGGTCAAGCAGATCGTGCTGGCCGAAGTGGAAGCCGTTGTGCGTGAGGACGCCATCCTGGCCTCCAACACCTCGACCATCTCCATCAGCCTGCTGGCCCAGGCGTTAAAGCGTCCGGAAAACTTCGTCGGCATGCACTTCTTCAACCCGGTGCACATGATGCCGCTGGTGGAAGTCATCCGTGGCGAGAAGTCCAGCGAAGTGGCCGTGGCCACCACCGTTGCCTACGCCAAGAAAATGGGCAAGAACCCGATCGTGGTCAACGACTGCCCCGGCTTCCTGGTCAACCGCGTGCTGTTCCCGTACTTCGGCGGCTTCTCCAAGCTGCTGGGCTTCGGTGTCGACTTCGTGCGCATCGACAAGATCATGGAGAAGTTTGGCTGGCCCATGGGCCCGGCTTACCTCTCCGACGTGGTCGGCATCGACACCGGCCACCACGGTCGTGACGTGATGGCCGAAGGCTTCCCGGATCGCATGGCCGTGGAAGGCAAGACTGCCGTCGACGTGATGTACGAAGCCAACCGCCTGGGCCAGAAGAATGGCAAGGGCTTCTACGCCTACGAGACCGACAAGCGCGGCAAGCCGAAGAAGGTCTCCGACCCGGCTGCCTACGAGCTGCTCAAGTCCATCGTGGTCGAAGAGCGTGAAGTCACTGACGAGGACATCATCAACTTCATGATGATCCCGCTGTGCCTGGAAACCGTTCGTTGCCTGGAAGACGGCATCGTCGACACCGCAGCTGAGGCCGATATGGGTCTGATCTACGGCATCGGCTTCCCTCCCTTCCGTGGCGGTGCGCTGCGCTACATCGATTCGATCGGTGTCGCCGAGTTCGTCGCCCTGGCCGACAAGTACGCCGACCTGGGCGCGCTGTACCACCCGACCGCCAAACTTCGCGACATGGCCGCCAAAGGCCAGAAGTTCTTCGGTTAA
- the fadA gene encoding acetyl-CoA C-acyltransferase FadA encodes MSLNPRDAVIVDFGRTPMGRSKGGMHRNTRAETMSAHLISKLLERNAKVDPAEVEDVIWGCVNQTLEQGWNIARMASLMTQIPHTSAGQTVSRLCGSSMSALHTAVQAIQTGNGDVFVVGGVEHMGHVGMMHGVDPNPHLSLYAAKASGMMGLTAEMLGKMHGISREQQDAFGERSHRLAHKATVEGKFKDEIIPMQGYDENGFLKMYDFDETIRPETTLESLAALKPAFNPKGGTVTAGTSSQITDGASCMIVMSAQRAQDLGIQPMAVVRAMAVAGVDPAIMGYGPVPSTQKALKRAGLSMADIDFVELNEAFAAQALPVLKDLKLLDKMEEKVNLHGGAIALGHPFGCSGARISGTLLNVMKQNGGTFGVSTMCVGLGQGITTVFERI; translated from the coding sequence ATGAGCCTGAATCCTAGAGATGCAGTGATCGTCGACTTCGGTCGTACCCCGATGGGTCGTTCCAAGGGCGGCATGCACCGTAACACCCGCGCAGAGACGATGTCCGCGCACCTGATCAGCAAGCTGCTGGAGCGTAACGCCAAGGTCGATCCGGCCGAAGTGGAAGACGTGATCTGGGGCTGCGTCAACCAGACCCTGGAGCAGGGCTGGAACATCGCGCGCATGGCGTCGCTGATGACCCAGATCCCCCACACCAGTGCCGGCCAGACCGTCAGTCGCCTGTGTGGTTCGTCCATGAGTGCCCTGCACACTGCCGTGCAGGCGATCCAGACCGGCAACGGCGACGTGTTCGTCGTCGGCGGTGTGGAGCACATGGGCCACGTCGGTATGATGCATGGCGTCGACCCGAACCCGCACCTGTCGCTGTACGCCGCCAAGGCGTCCGGCATGATGGGCCTGACCGCTGAAATGCTGGGCAAGATGCACGGCATCAGCCGTGAGCAGCAGGACGCCTTCGGTGAGCGTTCGCACCGCCTGGCACACAAGGCCACCGTCGAAGGCAAGTTCAAGGATGAAATCATCCCGATGCAAGGCTACGACGAGAACGGTTTCCTGAAGATGTACGACTTCGACGAAACCATTCGTCCGGAAACCACCCTCGAGAGCCTGGCGGCGCTGAAGCCTGCGTTCAACCCGAAAGGCGGCACCGTGACTGCAGGTACTTCCTCGCAGATCACCGACGGTGCTTCCTGCATGATCGTCATGAGCGCCCAGCGTGCCCAGGATCTGGGCATTCAGCCGATGGCTGTGGTTCGCGCCATGGCCGTTGCCGGTGTCGATCCGGCGATCATGGGTTACGGCCCGGTTCCGTCCACACAGAAGGCCCTCAAGCGCGCCGGTCTGAGCATGGCTGACATCGATTTCGTTGAACTCAACGAAGCCTTCGCGGCCCAGGCTCTACCGGTGCTGAAGGATCTGAAGCTGCTCGACAAGATGGAAGAGAAGGTCAACCTGCACGGCGGCGCGATCGCTCTGGGTCACCCCTTCGGTTGTTCCGGGGCCCGTATCTCCGGTACCCTGCTCAACGTCATGAAGCAGAACGGTGGCACTTTCGGTGTCTCCACCATGTGTGTGGGCCTTGGCCAAGGCATCACCACCGTCTTCGAGCGCATTTAA